In Methylomagnum ishizawai, one DNA window encodes the following:
- a CDS encoding NAD(P)/FAD-dependent oxidoreductase yields MHTLIIGSGMAGITFAEELKKHSPDSAITVLTQETHGYYSRPMLSHGFSRDDVETKIILKSFEDLRKAGIEILTPVEALAVDRAAKTVRCRRAGEEFSLGYDKLVLATGSDALVPPPFRAFGDFRVVNSLDDLIGLRRERAAILTRGETPRWAVVGGGLIGCEAGSDLAKAGDAVTLFHALPRLMERQLVEADSATLLQVLTGMGIEVRLDAAVQGFERDGAHYAVKLADGSEGGFHGIVVACGFKPRTALAQAAGLPVNRGIRVDAFLRTLDPDIHALGDAVECADGRIYAYVMPIRQQALWLAQYLAGKTAEPWLPPTFKPRAKVHGFTAAHPYLF; encoded by the coding sequence ATGCACACCCTCATCATCGGCTCCGGCATGGCCGGCATCACCTTCGCCGAGGAACTCAAGAAACATAGCCCCGACAGCGCCATCACCGTGCTGACCCAGGAAACCCACGGCTACTACTCCCGCCCCATGCTGTCCCATGGCTTCTCGCGGGACGATGTGGAAACCAAGATCATCCTCAAATCCTTCGAGGACTTGCGGAAAGCCGGTATCGAAATCTTGACCCCGGTCGAGGCGCTGGCTGTGGACCGTGCCGCCAAGACCGTGCGATGCCGCCGCGCTGGCGAGGAATTCAGCCTGGGCTACGACAAGCTGGTGCTGGCTACCGGCTCGGACGCCCTGGTTCCGCCGCCGTTCCGGGCTTTCGGGGATTTCCGGGTGGTGAACAGCCTGGACGATTTGATCGGGCTGCGTCGCGAGCGGGCCGCTATTCTGACGCGGGGCGAAACCCCGCGTTGGGCGGTGGTGGGTGGTGGTTTGATCGGCTGCGAGGCGGGTTCCGATCTCGCCAAGGCGGGCGATGCGGTGACGCTGTTCCATGCCCTCCCGAGGTTGATGGAGCGGCAATTGGTCGAGGCGGATTCGGCCACTTTGCTCCAGGTGCTGACGGGAATGGGGATCGAGGTGCGGCTGGATGCCGCCGTGCAGGGTTTCGAGCGCGACGGGGCGCATTACGCGGTGAAATTGGCGGATGGGTCGGAAGGCGGTTTCCACGGCATCGTGGTCGCCTGTGGTTTCAAGCCGCGCACCGCCCTGGCGCAGGCGGCGGGTCTTCCGGTGAATCGGGGCATCCGGGTCGATGCGTTCCTCCGCACCCTAGACCCGGATATCCACGCCCTGGGCGATGCGGTCGAATGCGCCGACGGGCGGATTTATGCCTATGTCATGCCGATCCGCCAGCAGGCGTTGTGGCTGGCGCAATACCTCGCGGGCAAGACGGCGGAGCCTTGGCTGCCGCCCACGTTCAAGCCCCGCGCCAAGGTGCATGGGTTCACGGCGGCGCATCCGTATTTGTTCTGA
- a CDS encoding tryptophan--tRNA ligase, with protein MSSQSIVLTGITTTGTPHLGNYVGAIRPAIEASRRHDVLPFYFLADYHALIKCQDPERVNRSTLEIAATWLALGLDTANAVFYRQSDVPEIAELAWMLNCVTAKGLMNRAHAYKAAVQANEDSGEGDPDKGVTMGLFNYPVLMAADILMFNAHKVPVGRDQVQHIEMARDIAGRFNHLYGEHFVLPEAVISEDTATLSGLDGRKMSKSYDNVIPIFLAEKPFRKLINKIKTNSLEPGVPKDPDTCTLYSIYKAFATPEETAAIRRRYEEGIGWGEMKGVLFEYLNEHLKAARERYDALMEAPEKIEEVLQEGAAKAREYSAPLMKKVRASVGIRPLSR; from the coding sequence ATGAGCAGCCAATCCATCGTCCTGACCGGCATCACCACCACCGGCACGCCCCATCTCGGCAACTATGTCGGCGCGATCCGCCCGGCCATCGAGGCCAGCCGCCGCCACGATGTGCTGCCGTTCTATTTCCTGGCCGATTACCACGCCCTCATCAAATGCCAGGATCCGGAGCGGGTGAACCGCTCCACCCTGGAAATCGCCGCCACCTGGCTGGCGCTGGGGCTGGATACCGCCAACGCGGTGTTCTACCGCCAGTCGGACGTGCCGGAAATCGCCGAACTGGCCTGGATGCTGAATTGCGTCACCGCCAAGGGCTTGATGAACCGCGCCCATGCCTACAAGGCGGCGGTGCAGGCCAACGAGGATTCCGGCGAAGGCGACCCCGACAAGGGCGTGACCATGGGCCTTTTCAATTATCCGGTGCTGATGGCGGCGGATATCTTGATGTTCAACGCCCACAAGGTGCCGGTGGGCCGGGACCAGGTGCAGCATATCGAGATGGCGCGGGATATCGCGGGCCGCTTCAACCATCTCTATGGCGAGCATTTCGTGTTGCCGGAAGCGGTCATTAGCGAGGACACCGCCACTTTGTCGGGGCTGGATGGCCGCAAGATGAGTAAGAGCTACGACAATGTCATCCCGATCTTCCTGGCGGAAAAACCGTTCCGTAAGCTCATCAACAAGATCAAGACCAACTCCCTGGAACCGGGCGTCCCCAAAGACCCGGATACCTGCACGCTCTATAGTATCTACAAAGCCTTCGCCACCCCGGAGGAGACCGCCGCCATCCGCCGCCGTTATGAAGAAGGCATCGGTTGGGGCGAGATGAAGGGCGTGTTGTTCGAGTACCTGAACGAGCATTTGAAAGCGGCGCGGGAGCGCTACGATGCTCTGATGGAAGCGCCGGAGAAGATCGAGGAGGTGTTGCAGGAAGGCGCGGCCAAGGCGCGGGAATATAGTGCGCCCTTGATGAAGAAGGTGCGGGCGAGTGTGGGGATTAGGCCGTTGTCGCGCTGA